One genomic window of Triplophysa rosa linkage group LG11, Trosa_1v2, whole genome shotgun sequence includes the following:
- the zgc:113210 gene encoding uncharacterized protein zgc:113210 isoform X1, translating into MTDIMNSVGFQTELTSIMETLAKTAVIEIGKLLQENSSLLRLEISRCTRENESLQQKCLFLEKELKAARKAAGKVKRTEASFSDGSTDTGHRPAIDNVFGKEWCLDLWRHEEESNVDQSEDTDLSSSVNTVEAVSLLDEESDMVMIKEETFDNCSSDKTEEDQNSSLRGAIQKQIKQILPELDSSKLQNVVKHLAFVVGVEKTEDLSLVEVTDLQDFLEPIQCRKLVKTFKQKDFFQESNEQKHTEITPRTEKQRTPTEITLTPLSSVESLPEQTFIPYCPSNSIWIRNFQVPWDRMSTDLAHATSTGKRARPGSRREFVRIVVAAMQVLCPNPNLAACGEVARYIVSTYPLTFGDISEEGEQLGNGYSFLQRQLKTRVEHVNRDILEHRIRRPRSLTTKRGANQDDCELKKVRYVKVDSYGCINWQPPSIPEGETPDTLEMKRKVAAEIFQSAGPRAAELPNVDDLMQQTYVYQRHMINSCPSPTISEIELHWPFLFTERGLCRHFQTLTGIDIRSRLGETFNIKAKRILRYFYSQKLRWSEEIQSFLSEIEDDGAEANNNKTAISAILLLMKHFKEKETFIFISAGEASTKMSIEKEMTLPATPRLIMLGDKLLTSSKWFISIEGRVTHSIDNQLDFMAALSVFFSCFYVFNIEYQESASTTLELIQRFFVRINPEGTKCTSKSGTSRRTGSSVQRKHQNLNPRVATFMRRIAEFESNFG; encoded by the exons CGGAAAGCCGCTGGAAAAGTGAAGAGGACGGAAGCTTCTTTCAGCGACGGCTCGACAG ACACTGGACATCGTCCTGCAATTGACAATGTGTTTGGCAAGGAATGGTGCTTGGACTTATGGAGACACGAGGAGGAGTCAAATGTTGATCAAAGTGAAGACACAGATCTGAGCTCGTCGGTCAATACAGTAGAGGCGG TAAGTTTGCTGGATGAAGAATCAGACATGGTCATGATCAAAGAGGAGACATTTGATAACTGCTCTTCAGATAAAACAGAGGAAGATCAAAACAGCAGTTTGAGAG GTGCGATccaaaagcaaataaaacaaattctcCCAGAACTAGACTCGAGCAAACTTCAAAATGTGGTCAAGCATCTTGCTTTTGTGGTGGGTGTGGAGAAGACAGAGGATCTTTCCTTAGTGGAGGTGACTGATCTTCAGGACTTTCTGGAACCAATACAATGTCGAAAACTCGTGAAAACATTTAagcaaaaag ATTTTTTCCAAGAAAGCAATGAACAAAAACATACCGAGATCACACCGAGAACCGAGAAACAGAGAACGCCTACTGAGATCACGCTCACTCCATTATCATCAGTTGAATCCCTTCCTGAACAGACCTTCATCCCCTACTGTCCTTCAAATTCCATTTGGATCAGAAACTTCCAGGTTCCGTGGGACCGCATGTCTACTGATCTCGCTCATGCGACATCCACTGGAAAGAGGGCTCGACCTGGATCAAGAAGGGAGTTTGTTAGAATTGTCGTGGCAGCCATGCAAGTCCTATGCCCAAACCCGAACTTGGCGGCGTGCGGGGAAGTGGCGCGATACATTGTGTCTACGTACCCCCTGACATTTGGAGACATCTCTGAAGAAGGAGAACAATTAGGAAACGGTTACAGTTTCTTACAAAGACAACTTAAAACCAGAGTAGAGCACGTGAACAGAGACATTTTGGAACACAGGATCCGTCGACCTAGAAGCCTAACAACCAAAAGAGGCGCAAACCAGGACGACTGCGAGTTAAAAAAAGTCAGATATGTTAAAGTGGACAGCTACGGATGCATTAACTGGCAACCGCCCTCCATCCCAGAAGGGGAGACTCCGGATACTCTTGAAATGAAGAGAAAGGTTGCGGCGGAGATCTTTCAGTCCGCAGGCCCGAGAGCCGCCGAGCTGCCCAACGTTGATGACCTGATGCAACAGACTTACGTGTACCAACGACACATGATAAACTCGTGCCCTTCACCCACCATCAGCGAAATAGAGCTTCACTGGCCTTTCCTGTTCACAGAAAGAGGACTGTGCAGGCACTTCCAGACGCTGACCGGGATTGACATCAGAAGTCGGTTAGGTGAAACCTTTAATATCAAAGCCAAGAGGATTTTGAGGTACTTCTATAGTCAGAAGCTGAGGTGGAGTGAAGAGATCCAGAGTTTCTTGAGTGAGATCGAGGATGACGGCGCTGAAGCGAATAATAACAAGACTGCCATATCTGCCATCTTGTTACTGATGAAACACTTCAAGGAAAAGGAAACATTTATATTCATCTCGGCAGGT GAAGCTTCAACCAAGATGTCCATTGAAAAGGAGATGACCCTACCAGCAACACCAAGGCTCATCATGCTTG GTGATAAATTACTGACGTCATCCAAGTGGTTCATCAGCATCGAGGGCAGAGTCACACATTCTATAGACAACCAGCTTGACTTCATGGCAGCGTTGTCTGTGTTCTTCAGCTGCTTctatgtttttaatatagagTACCAGGAGTCAGCCAGTACCACCCTAGAGCTCATTCAGAG GTTTTTCGTAAGGATTAATCCAGAAGGCACCAAGTGTACGTCAAAATCGGGCACAAGTCGAAGGACAGGGTCATCTGTCCAAAGAAAACACCAAAACTTGAATCCTCGTGTGGCTACATTTATGCGGAGGATTGCTGAATTTGAGTCAAACTTTGGCTGA